The proteins below come from a single Ostrinia nubilalis chromosome Z, ilOstNubi1.1, whole genome shotgun sequence genomic window:
- the LOC135087078 gene encoding uncharacterized protein LOC135087078, with protein sequence MKILPLIMLLACVAWQVSARAQDEVEPRASPSRGLLKRGLAKKPSTTTTPAPQEEEYEDEGDYPAEGEQEPSTEAPPSSTEGKKLVGGGVRPFRSNTDLLETLKRRRAQAAEAKHSSHAPIAAAAQSEDAPTEAPPKGNFSKKRFNNAPPAREATYDDAPAPSKPSRGRFGRPAARSIPEPENEEQNDAAPPTRTGRGFSRRGGY encoded by the exons ATGAAGATATTACCTCT TATCATGCTGCTGGCGTGTGTGGCGTGGCAGGTATCGGCGCGCGCGCAAGATGAAGTTGAGCCAAGAGCGTCGCCTTCCCGCGGCCTGCTGAAGCGAGGGCTGGCGAAGAAGCCCTCAACAACGACCACTCCCGCTCCTCAg GAAGAGGAATACGAAGATGAAGGTGACTATCCTGCCGAGGGAGAACAGGAGCCATCCACAGAGGCGCCGCCCTCTTCCACGGAGGGCAAGAAACTTGTAGGCGGAGGCGTCAGGCCTTTCCGCAGCAACACTGACCTCCTCGAGACTTTGAAGAGAAGGAGAGCACAGGCTGCTGAAG CTAAGCACTCCAGCCACGCTCCCATTGCCGCCGCCGCACAGTCGGAGGATGCCCCAACAGAAGCGCCTCCCAAGGGTAACTTCA GTAAGAAGAGGTTCAACAACGCCCCTCCTGCGCGTGAGGCAACGTACGACGACGCACCTGCTCCCTCAAAGCCCAGCAGGGGGCGTTTCGGCAGAC CGGCCGCACGATCTATCCCTGAACCTGAGAACGAGGAGCAGAATGACGCTGCTCCTCCCACCAGGACTGGCAGGGGATTCTCTCGAAGGGGGGGCTACTAA